The genomic DNA GCACCCAGCGCTTCGTGCACCGCCTGCTCAACCCGTTCTAGCGCGCCGGGGCGCCCGGGCGCGGGCGCCCCGGCGTCAGACGGCCGTGGGCACCGCGCCGACCGCCCGGACCGTCGCCAGAGCGGCCTCAAGGTCCGCGAGCAGGTCCGCCGCGTCCTCGATGCCAACGGACAGGCGCACGAGGTCCGTCGGTGCTGCCAGCGGCGTTCCCTTCACCGACGCGTGGGTCATCTCCGAGCAGTAACAGGCGAGGGATTCGACGCCGCCGAGGCTCACCGATAAGGCGAAGAGCCGCGTGGACTCCGCGAACGTTCGTGCCGCACGCTCCGAACCGAAACGCAGCGAGACGATGCCCCCGAACCCGCTCATCTGCTCCCGCGCCAGCTCGTGACCCGGGTGGGTCACCAGCCCGGGGTAGAGCACCTCGGTGATCGAGTCCGCTGTGCTAGCCCACTGCGCCACCGTCGCCGCGTTCTGCTGGTGCCGCTCCATGCGCAGGCCCAAGGTCTTCAGGCCGCGGGCCGCGAGGTAGGAATCCTGCGGGCCGGCGACCGCTCCCCCGGCGAATTGCTGGAACCCCACCGCTTCGGCGAGCGCCTGGCCCCGGAACGCGCGGTCTGCGACCACCACCACGCCACCGAGGACGTCCGAATGCCCACCGATGTATTTCGTGGCCGAGTGAACCACCACGTCCGCCCCGAGGTCGAGCGGCCGCTGCAGAAACGGCGTCGCAAAGGTGTTGTCCACCACCAGCAGCGCCTCGGCGTCGTGCGCAACGCGCGCCCACGCGCGGATGTCCGCGATCGCCAGGCGCGGGTTCGACGGCGTCTCGAGCCACAACAGGGC from Zhihengliuella flava includes the following:
- a CDS encoding cystathionine gamma-synthase; amino-acid sequence: MSTGFNTTAVHAGQEPDPLTGAVIPPIYQTSTFVQDGINVLRGGHEYSRGSNPTRGGFEAQIAALEGGAAGFAFASGIAAEDALLHAVLGPGDHVVLGGDGYGGTNRLINQVLGRWGVSNTPVEITDPAAVAAAVRENTALLWLETPSNPRLAIADIRAWARVAHDAEALLVVDNTFATPFLQRPLDLGADVVVHSATKYIGGHSDVLGGVVVVADRAFRGQALAEAVGFQQFAGGAVAGPQDSYLAARGLKTLGLRMERHQQNAATVAQWASTADSITEVLYPGLVTHPGHELAREQMSGFGGIVSLRFGSERAARTFAESTRLFALSVSLGGVESLACYCSEMTHASVKGTPLAAPTDLVRLSVGIEDAADLLADLEAALATVRAVGAVPTAV